In Streptomyces ambofaciens ATCC 23877, a single genomic region encodes these proteins:
- the aroH gene encoding chorismate mutase: protein MAVRAVRGAVQLERDEAGHMDEQVAALLTAVMERNDLTGDDLISIWFTATPDLRSDFPAAAARKLGITDVPLICAQELDIEGAMPRVVRILAHVESGRPRAEIAHVYLGAAAALRKDIAQ, encoded by the coding sequence GTGGCGGTACGAGCGGTCCGGGGCGCCGTCCAACTGGAGCGGGACGAAGCCGGACACATGGACGAGCAGGTCGCGGCCCTGCTGACCGCGGTCATGGAGCGCAACGATCTGACCGGCGACGACCTGATCAGCATCTGGTTCACGGCCACGCCCGACCTGCGCAGCGACTTCCCGGCCGCCGCCGCCCGCAAGCTCGGCATCACCGACGTCCCGCTGATCTGCGCCCAGGAGCTGGACATCGAGGGCGCCATGCCCCGGGTCGTCCGGATCCTCGCGCACGTCGAGTCCGGCCGGCCCCGCGCCGAGATCGCCCACGTCTACCTCGGCGCCGCCGCGGCCCTGCGCAAGGACATCGCCCAGTGA
- a CDS encoding Rieske (2Fe-2S) protein — protein MNHSPTRRTALLSAGAAALAVGCGEDDGGSSEAGTSPGRELASTNDIPVGGGKVFTAEKVVVTQPEPGDFKAFSAVCTHQGCIVSEVRDGTIDCACHNSRFSVADGAVEQGPATEPLPAKRITVEGNSVRLA, from the coding sequence ATGAACCACAGCCCGACGCGTCGTACGGCACTCCTCTCGGCGGGCGCGGCGGCGCTCGCCGTCGGCTGCGGCGAGGACGACGGCGGCTCCTCCGAGGCGGGGACCTCTCCCGGGCGGGAACTGGCGTCGACGAACGACATCCCGGTGGGCGGCGGCAAGGTCTTCACGGCCGAGAAGGTCGTGGTGACCCAGCCGGAGCCGGGCGACTTCAAGGCCTTCTCGGCGGTCTGCACGCACCAGGGCTGCATCGTGTCGGAGGTGCGCGACGGCACCATCGACTGCGCCTGCCACAACAGCCGGTTCAGCGTCGCCGACGGCGCGGTGGAGCAGGGCCCGGCGACGGAACCGCTGCCCGCGAAGCGGATCACGGTGGAGGGAAATTCGGTCCGCCTGGCGTGA
- a CDS encoding nucleotidyltransferase domain-containing protein: protein MRPETLVRDHTIYACVMGSRAFGLATEESDTDRRGVFLAPTPLFWRFGKPPTHVEGPAEEQFSWELERFCELALRANPNILECLHSPLVEHADDTGRELLALRHAFLSRRVHETFARYAHGQRRKLDAAVRTHGAPRWKHAMHLLRLLTSARDLLRTGTLTIDVGDHRDALLAVKRGEVSWPEVESWMTRLAGEGEEAARRSPLPEEPDRRRVEDFLVRVRRASALQPDPYDEVVQGVVHGGSLGQG from the coding sequence ATGCGCCCCGAGACCCTGGTACGCGACCACACGATCTACGCCTGTGTCATGGGCTCGCGCGCCTTCGGTCTGGCGACGGAGGAGAGCGACACCGACCGCCGGGGCGTGTTCCTCGCGCCCACTCCCCTGTTCTGGCGCTTCGGCAAGCCGCCGACGCACGTGGAGGGCCCGGCCGAGGAGCAGTTCAGCTGGGAGCTGGAGCGCTTCTGCGAGCTGGCGCTGCGCGCGAACCCGAACATCCTGGAGTGCCTGCACTCCCCGCTCGTGGAGCACGCCGACGACACCGGCCGGGAACTGCTCGCCCTGCGCCACGCGTTCCTCTCCCGCCGGGTCCACGAGACCTTCGCCCGGTATGCGCACGGCCAGCGCCGCAAGCTGGACGCCGCCGTGCGCACCCACGGCGCCCCGCGCTGGAAGCACGCGATGCACCTGCTGCGGCTGCTGACGTCCGCCCGCGACCTGCTGCGCACGGGCACCCTGACGATCGACGTCGGCGACCACCGGGACGCCCTGCTCGCGGTGAAGCGCGGCGAGGTGTCCTGGCCGGAGGTCGAGTCCTGGATGACCCGGCTGGCCGGGGAGGGCGAGGAGGCCGCCCGGCGCAGCCCGCTGCCCGAGGAGCCGGACCGGCGCCGCGTCGAGGACTTCCTCGTCCGCGTCCGCCGCGCCTCAGCGCTCCAGCCGGACCCGTACGACGAAGTCGTGCAGGGCGTCGTACACGGTGGGAGCCTCGGGCAGGGCTGA
- a CDS encoding nucleotidyltransferase domain-containing protein yields MIDALDIDLAPVVAEQPFPVLFATVSGAHLYGFPSRDSDVDLRGVHLLPAADLVGLREPEETRSRMWDRDGVEMDLVTHDLRKFVRLMLRRNGYVLEQLLSPLVVHTTDAHRELAALAPGVLTSHHAHHYRGFAGTQWRLFEKTGELKPLLYTFRVLLTGIHLMRAGEVQPHLPTLLGEVDAAPGYLPELIAAKAEREHGDAGVDRVCVRADVERLHGELDEARAVSALPEAPTVYDALHDFVVRVRLER; encoded by the coding sequence ATGATCGACGCCCTCGACATCGACCTGGCCCCGGTGGTGGCCGAACAGCCCTTCCCGGTGCTGTTCGCCACCGTCTCCGGCGCCCACCTCTACGGCTTCCCCTCCCGCGACTCGGACGTCGACCTGCGAGGTGTCCACCTGCTGCCCGCCGCCGACCTGGTCGGCCTGCGCGAGCCCGAGGAGACCCGGTCGCGGATGTGGGACCGGGACGGCGTCGAGATGGACCTGGTCACGCACGACCTGCGCAAGTTCGTGCGGCTGATGCTGCGGCGCAACGGCTACGTGCTGGAGCAGTTGCTCTCCCCGCTGGTCGTGCACACCACCGACGCCCACCGGGAGCTGGCCGCGCTCGCGCCGGGCGTCCTCACGAGCCACCACGCCCACCACTACCGGGGGTTCGCGGGCACCCAGTGGCGGCTGTTCGAGAAGACCGGCGAGCTGAAACCGCTGCTCTACACCTTCCGGGTGCTGCTCACGGGCATCCACCTGATGCGCGCCGGCGAGGTGCAGCCGCACCTTCCCACGCTCCTCGGGGAGGTCGACGCCGCCCCCGGCTACCTGCCCGAGCTGATCGCCGCCAAGGCCGAGCGCGAGCACGGGGACGCCGGTGTCGACCGTGTGTGCGTGCGGGCCGACGTGGAGCGGCTGCATGGCGAGCTGGACGAGGCGCGGGCCGTCTCAGCCCTGCCCGAGGCTCCCACCGTGTACGACGCCCTGCACGACTTCGTCGTACGGGTCCGGCTGGAGCGCTGA
- a CDS encoding ADP-ribosylglycohydrolase family protein, whose product MTMTTVTKRAATGALTGLALGDALGFPTEFNDVPAILAKCGPWREMPLPRPAIVTDDTQMTVALGKGLRTAVGRGVLAPEGMAGPVRQEFIAWNRSPENNRAPGNTCLRACELLERPDRPWQDASQIHSKGCGANMRVAPVGLVPGLSDEQRAGAAQLQSALTHGHPTALAASDLTAHAVRLLAQGAEPTGLVGLLRSYAYDNRTRYHERWLGDLWARAQDPTPEHFIARGWDECLAILDRLQRAVRTVSPEADPCLAVGEGWIAEEAMAAGLLCFLLFVDEPLTALRRGACTSGDSDSIACLAGAFAGAYLGADAWPAEWADRIEYRTDLLALGALWDA is encoded by the coding sequence ATGACCATGACGACCGTCACCAAGCGCGCCGCCACCGGCGCGCTCACCGGCCTCGCCCTCGGCGACGCGCTGGGCTTCCCCACCGAGTTCAACGACGTCCCGGCCATCCTCGCCAAGTGCGGCCCCTGGCGGGAGATGCCGCTGCCCCGGCCGGCGATCGTCACGGACGACACCCAGATGACGGTGGCACTGGGGAAGGGACTGCGGACGGCCGTGGGCCGGGGTGTCCTCGCGCCTGAGGGGATGGCGGGCCCCGTACGGCAGGAGTTCATCGCCTGGAACCGTTCGCCGGAGAACAACCGGGCCCCGGGCAACACCTGCCTGCGGGCCTGCGAACTCCTGGAACGACCGGACCGCCCCTGGCAGGACGCCTCCCAGATCCACTCCAAGGGCTGCGGCGCCAACATGCGCGTCGCGCCCGTCGGGCTCGTCCCCGGCCTGAGCGACGAACAGCGCGCCGGGGCCGCCCAGTTGCAGTCCGCGCTCACCCACGGGCACCCCACCGCGCTCGCCGCCTCCGACCTCACCGCGCACGCCGTGCGGCTGCTCGCCCAGGGAGCCGAGCCGACCGGGCTGGTGGGTCTGCTGCGGTCGTACGCCTACGACAACCGCACCCGCTACCACGAGCGCTGGCTCGGCGACCTGTGGGCCCGCGCCCAGGACCCCACGCCGGAGCACTTCATCGCCCGCGGCTGGGACGAGTGCCTGGCGATACTCGACCGGCTGCAGCGGGCGGTGCGCACCGTCTCGCCGGAGGCCGACCCGTGCCTCGCCGTCGGTGAGGGCTGGATCGCCGAGGAGGCCATGGCGGCCGGCCTGCTCTGCTTCCTGCTCTTCGTCGACGAGCCGCTGACCGCCCTGCGCCGCGGCGCCTGCACCTCGGGCGACTCCGACTCCATCGCCTGCCTCGCGGGCGCCTTCGCGGGCGCGTACCTGGGCGCCGACGCCTGGCCGGCCGAGTGGGCCGACCGCATCGAGTACCGGACCGACCTGCTGGCCCTCGGAGCGCTCTGGGACGCTTAG
- a CDS encoding NUDIX hydrolase has translation MHGYDKYAFEPFAVTVDLAVLTLRAGALHVLLVERGQEPYAGRWALPGGFLLPEESAETAARRELAEETGLADVTGLHLEQLRTYSEPGRDPRMRVVSVAFAALLPDPPEPRGGGDASQARWTPYEEAVDLAFDHDRILADARDRVGAKLEYTCLATAFCPPEFTLGELQQVYETVWGTALDRPNFRRKVLATPGFVEPVPGAARLTGGRGKPAAVYRAGPATALHPPLLRTPREGRPA, from the coding sequence GTGCACGGCTACGACAAGTACGCCTTCGAGCCCTTCGCCGTCACCGTCGATCTGGCCGTCCTCACGCTCCGCGCGGGCGCGCTGCACGTGCTGCTCGTCGAGCGGGGGCAGGAGCCGTACGCCGGCCGCTGGGCTCTGCCCGGCGGCTTCCTGCTGCCCGAGGAGTCGGCGGAGACGGCGGCCCGGCGGGAACTGGCCGAGGAGACCGGCCTCGCGGATGTGACCGGGCTGCACCTGGAGCAGCTGCGCACCTACAGCGAGCCCGGCCGCGACCCCCGGATGCGGGTGGTGTCCGTCGCGTTCGCCGCGCTGCTGCCCGACCCTCCCGAGCCGCGTGGCGGCGGTGACGCCTCGCAGGCCCGCTGGACGCCGTACGAGGAGGCCGTGGACCTCGCCTTCGACCACGACCGGATCCTGGCCGACGCCCGGGACCGGGTCGGCGCCAAGCTGGAGTACACCTGCCTGGCCACCGCCTTCTGTCCGCCCGAGTTCACGCTCGGCGAGCTCCAGCAGGTCTACGAGACGGTGTGGGGCACGGCCCTGGACCGGCCGAACTTCCGCCGCAAGGTCCTCGCCACCCCCGGCTTCGTCGAGCCCGTCCCGGGCGCCGCCCGGTTGACCGGCGGCCGCGGCAAGCCCGCCGCCGTCTACCGCGCCGGTCCGGCCACCGCCCTGCACCCACCGCTGCTCCGCACCCCTCGGGAAGGACGCCCCGCATGA
- a CDS encoding pseudouridine synthase gives MRSSSGRNSSGNNGGSRGGNSGGRGGSSGGRGNPRGAGGNRDDKQGGRPKKPRPEERRYDVGPGATQDGPKSGRGPSARGGAKGGPKKPLQRGRWVPATSREYEARAEERNRERYAGKKDVKLPKTFPGAEQEGERLQKVLARAGYGSRRSCEELIEQARVEVNGEIVLEQGKRVDPEKDEVKVDGLTVATQSYQFFSLNKPAGVVSTMEDPDGRQCLGDYVTNRETRLFHVGRLDTETEGVILLTNHGELAHRLTHPRYGVKKTYLAHIVGPIPRDLGKQLKDGIQLEDGYARADHFRVVEQTGKNYLVEVTLHEGRKHIVRRMLAEAGFPCDKLVRTSFGPITLGDQKSGWLRRLSNTEVGMLMQEVEL, from the coding sequence ATGCGAAGCAGCAGCGGCAGGAACAGCAGCGGAAACAACGGCGGGAGCCGTGGTGGCAACAGCGGCGGCCGCGGCGGGAGCAGCGGTGGCCGCGGTAACCCCCGCGGCGCCGGTGGCAACCGTGACGACAAGCAGGGCGGCCGTCCGAAGAAGCCGCGCCCGGAGGAGCGGCGCTACGACGTGGGCCCCGGCGCCACCCAGGACGGTCCGAAGTCGGGCCGTGGCCCCTCGGCCCGCGGCGGCGCCAAGGGCGGGCCGAAGAAGCCCCTCCAGCGGGGGCGCTGGGTCCCGGCCACGTCCCGCGAGTACGAGGCGCGGGCCGAGGAGCGCAACCGGGAGCGGTACGCGGGCAAGAAGGACGTCAAGCTCCCCAAGACCTTCCCGGGCGCCGAGCAGGAGGGCGAGCGGCTCCAGAAGGTCCTCGCCCGCGCGGGCTACGGCTCCCGGCGCTCTTGTGAGGAACTGATCGAGCAGGCGCGCGTCGAGGTCAACGGCGAGATCGTTCTGGAGCAGGGCAAGCGGGTCGACCCGGAGAAGGACGAGGTCAAGGTCGACGGCCTGACCGTCGCCACGCAGTCGTACCAGTTCTTCTCGCTCAACAAGCCCGCCGGCGTCGTCTCCACCATGGAGGACCCGGACGGCCGGCAGTGCCTCGGTGACTACGTCACCAACCGCGAGACCCGGCTCTTCCACGTCGGGCGGCTCGACACCGAGACCGAGGGTGTCATCCTGCTCACCAACCACGGCGAGCTGGCGCACCGCCTGACCCACCCGCGGTACGGCGTGAAGAAGACCTACCTCGCGCACATCGTGGGCCCGATCCCGCGCGACCTCGGCAAGCAGCTCAAGGACGGCATCCAGCTGGAGGACGGGTACGCGCGCGCGGACCACTTCCGGGTCGTGGAGCAGACCGGCAAGAACTACCTGGTCGAGGTCACCCTCCACGAGGGCCGCAAGCACATCGTCCGCCGGATGCTGGCGGAGGCGGGCTTCCCCTGCGACAAGCTGGTGCGCACCTCCTTCGGTCCGATCACGCTGGGCGACCAGAAGTCGGGCTGGCTGCGCCGGCTGTCCAACACGGAGGTCGGGATGCTGATGCAGGAGGTCGAGCTCTAG
- the scpB gene encoding SMC-Scp complex subunit ScpB gives MSDETTEAPGGPEAVAGLELKPALEAVLMVVDEPATEEHLARILQRPQRQIADTLRELADEYTVQGRGFELRVVAGGWRFYSRPEYAAAVEGFVLDGQHARLTQAALETLAVVAYRQPVSRSRVSAVRGVNCDGVMRTLLQRGLVGEAGTEPETGAILYVTTNYFLERMGLRGLDELPELAPFLPEAAAIEAETLEGVPSFDPDAPDSEDADDKTEL, from the coding sequence GTGAGTGACGAGACCACCGAGGCCCCGGGCGGGCCGGAGGCCGTCGCCGGCCTCGAACTGAAGCCCGCCCTGGAGGCCGTCCTCATGGTCGTGGACGAGCCCGCCACCGAGGAGCATCTCGCCCGGATACTCCAGCGGCCACAGCGGCAGATCGCGGACACGCTCCGCGAGCTCGCCGACGAGTACACCGTCCAGGGCCGCGGCTTCGAGCTCAGGGTCGTCGCCGGTGGCTGGCGCTTCTACAGCCGCCCCGAGTACGCCGCGGCCGTCGAGGGCTTCGTCCTGGACGGCCAGCACGCCCGTCTCACCCAGGCCGCCCTGGAGACCCTCGCGGTGGTCGCCTACCGCCAGCCGGTCAGCCGCAGCCGCGTCTCCGCGGTCCGGGGCGTGAACTGCGACGGCGTGATGCGCACCCTCCTGCAACGGGGTCTGGTCGGGGAGGCGGGCACGGAACCCGAAACAGGTGCGATCCTGTATGTGACGACGAACTACTTCCTGGAGCGGATGGGCCTGCGCGGCCTGGACGAGCTCCCGGAGCTCGCGCCGTTCCTCCCGGAGGCGGCGGCGATCGAGGCCGAGACGCTGGAAGGGGTCCCGTCGTTCGATCCGGACGCTCCGGATTCCGAGGACGCAGACGACAAGACGGAACTTTGA
- a CDS encoding segregation/condensation protein A — MEASGPEPEPEPVVARSGTEAPVTAPVSVPPSEAGRQTSAVAPGAGSRGSAVGPEAGSRGSAVGPEAGSRGSAVGPEAGSRGSAVGPEAGPQGSAVAPEAGGAGYGPARPESLPGAAEEPPGSLTVPGAGTGHAPAAPAENEPGEGDGVFKVRLANFEGPFDLLLQLISKHKMDVTEVALSKVTDEFMAHIRARGPDWDLDETTEFLVVAATLLDLKAARLLPAAEVEDEADLALLEARDLLFARLLQYRAFKQIAAIFNERLEAEARRHPRTVGLEPHHAELLPEVVISIGPEGFAELAVKAMQPKPRPQVYVEHIHAPLVSVQEQAGIVVARLKELGETSFRVLVEDTDDTLTVVARFLALLELYREKAVALDQETALGDLLVRWTGPDGDAEPVVTDEFDRPPLEAEEERKA, encoded by the coding sequence CTGGAAGCCTCCGGGCCGGAACCGGAGCCGGAACCGGTCGTCGCCCGTAGCGGTACGGAAGCGCCGGTCACAGCCCCGGTGAGCGTCCCGCCGTCGGAGGCCGGACGGCAGACGTCCGCCGTCGCGCCGGGAGCCGGGTCGCGGGGATCAGCCGTCGGTCCGGAGGCCGGGTCGCGGGGATCAGCCGTCGGTCCGGAGGCCGGGTCGCGGGGATCAGCCGTCGGTCCGGAGGCCGGGTCGCGGGGATCAGCCGTCGGTCCGGAGGCCGGGCCGCAGGGGTCCGCCGTCGCGCCGGAGGCCGGCGGAGCGGGGTACGGTCCCGCGCGTCCCGAGAGCCTGCCCGGGGCGGCCGAGGAGCCGCCCGGGAGCCTGACGGTGCCCGGAGCGGGGACGGGCCACGCGCCCGCCGCCCCCGCGGAGAACGAGCCGGGTGAAGGCGACGGCGTCTTCAAGGTGCGGCTCGCCAACTTCGAGGGTCCCTTCGATCTGCTCCTCCAGTTGATCTCCAAGCACAAGATGGACGTCACCGAGGTCGCGCTCTCCAAGGTGACCGACGAGTTCATGGCGCACATCCGCGCGCGGGGGCCCGACTGGGACCTCGACGAGACCACCGAGTTCCTGGTGGTCGCGGCCACGCTGCTCGACCTCAAGGCGGCCCGGCTGCTGCCCGCCGCCGAGGTCGAGGACGAGGCCGACCTGGCGCTGCTGGAGGCTCGTGACCTGCTCTTCGCGAGGCTGCTCCAGTACCGCGCGTTCAAGCAGATCGCGGCGATCTTCAACGAGCGGCTGGAGGCCGAGGCCCGCCGCCACCCCCGTACCGTCGGCCTGGAGCCCCACCACGCCGAGCTGCTGCCCGAGGTCGTCATCAGCATCGGCCCGGAGGGCTTCGCCGAGCTCGCCGTGAAGGCGATGCAGCCCAAACCCAGGCCGCAGGTCTACGTCGAGCACATCCACGCGCCCCTGGTCAGTGTGCAGGAGCAGGCCGGGATCGTCGTCGCCCGGCTGAAGGAGCTGGGCGAGACCAGCTTCCGGGTCCTGGTCGAGGACACCGACGACACCCTGACGGTCGTGGCCCGCTTCCTCGCCCTGCTGGAGCTGTACCGGGAGAAGGCCGTCGCCCTGGACCAGGAGACCGCGCTGGGCGACCTGCTGGTCCGCTGGACTGGCCCCGACGGGGACGCCGAGCCGGTGGTGACCGACGAGTTCGACCGGCCTCCGCTGGAGGCCGAGGAGGAGCGGAAGGCGTGA
- a CDS encoding ParA family protein, which translates to MPARAESPGRLEAVGSVAVRTFAAHQSPQATQTAHMSMDGQHVNAMAGDGSGAPRNHFADYDELPEGHFYDPDAEYEPDPEYAATLAPDAARQRRERIGPTGRPLPYFPIPGPLTDHGPAKIIAMCNQKGGVGKTTSTINLGAALAEYGRRVLLVDFDPQGALSVGLGVNPMELDLTVYNLLMERGMAADEVLLKTAVPNMDLLPSNIDLSAAEVQLVSEVARESTLQRALKPLLDDYDYIVIDCQPSLGLLTVNALTAAHKVIVPLECEFFALRGVALLTETIEKVQERLNPDLELDGILATMYDSRTVHSREVLARVVEAFDDHVYHTVIGRTVRFPETTVAGEPITTYASNSVGAAAYRQLAREVLARCHAE; encoded by the coding sequence CCCGGGCGTCTCGAGGCTGTCGGCTCCGTCGCTGTACGCACCTTCGCAGCCCACCAGAGTCCGCAGGCAACTCAGACAGCACACATGAGTATGGATGGCCAACACGTGAACGCCATGGCCGGCGACGGAAGTGGCGCGCCCCGCAACCACTTCGCCGACTACGACGAACTGCCCGAGGGGCACTTCTACGATCCGGACGCGGAGTACGAGCCCGATCCCGAGTACGCGGCCACGCTCGCGCCCGACGCGGCGCGCCAGCGCCGTGAGCGCATCGGTCCCACCGGACGTCCGCTGCCGTACTTCCCGATCCCGGGTCCGCTGACCGATCACGGCCCCGCGAAGATCATCGCGATGTGCAACCAGAAGGGCGGCGTCGGCAAGACCACGTCGACCATCAACCTGGGTGCCGCGCTCGCCGAGTACGGGCGCCGGGTGCTGCTCGTCGACTTCGACCCGCAGGGCGCGCTGTCGGTCGGTCTCGGCGTCAACCCGATGGAGCTCGACCTCACCGTCTACAACCTGCTCATGGAGCGGGGCATGGCGGCCGACGAGGTGCTGCTGAAGACGGCGGTCCCCAACATGGACCTGCTGCCCAGCAACATCGACCTGTCGGCGGCCGAGGTGCAGCTGGTGAGCGAGGTCGCGCGCGAGTCCACGCTGCAGCGGGCGCTGAAGCCGCTGCTGGACGACTACGACTACATCGTGATCGACTGCCAGCCCTCGCTCGGCCTGCTCACGGTCAACGCGCTGACCGCCGCGCACAAGGTGATCGTGCCCCTGGAGTGCGAGTTCTTCGCGCTGCGCGGAGTGGCGCTGCTGACCGAGACGATCGAGAAGGTCCAGGAGCGGCTCAACCCCGACCTGGAGCTCGACGGCATCCTCGCCACGATGTACGACTCGCGCACGGTGCACAGCCGCGAGGTGCTCGCGCGTGTCGTGGAGGCCTTCGACGATCACGTGTACCACACGGTCATCGGACGCACGGTCCGCTTCCCGGAGACCACGGTCGCCGGTGAGCCGATCACCACGTACGCCTCCAACTCCGTCGGCGCCGCCGCCTACCGCCAGCTCGCCAGGGAGGTGCTCGCCCGGTGTCACGCCGAGTGA